A window from Azoarcus sp. DD4 encodes these proteins:
- a CDS encoding benzaldehyde dehydrogenase — translation MHTLMDQAVWQDKLMCDGWRTSDARAAVTDKATGEQIGSIGVADAQSVVRAAALARAAQPAWHAMPYEDRAAIFRKAARLVEEHWEELATWIVRESGAIRPKADVELKAAVGILYEAAGMLTEPQGLLLPSNPGRMSFARRLPHGVVGVIAPFNFPLILAIRAVAPALATSNAVLLKPDLRTAVSGGVLIARIFEEAGLPAGVLHMLPGGADAGGALCTDPNIAMVAFTGSTGVGRTVGELCGRHLKKVSLELGGKNSLIVLDDADLDLAAGCAAFGAWLHQGQICMATGRILAHESIAEQLIAKLAEKADHLPVGDPASGRVALGPIISDGQLRQIDAVVKDSVAAGARLCAGGTYDQLFYRPTVLAGVKPGMRAFEEEIFGPVACVTTFRDEDEAVALANATEYGLSAAVISRSTGRALALGNRLNTGLLHINDQTVADEPHVPFGGRAASGNGGRVGGPANWEEFTQWQWVTVKDTPPAYPF, via the coding sequence ATGCATACGCTCATGGATCAGGCAGTCTGGCAGGACAAGCTCATGTGCGACGGATGGCGCACGAGCGACGCCCGGGCGGCGGTTACCGACAAGGCCACCGGCGAGCAGATCGGCAGCATCGGTGTGGCCGATGCGCAGTCGGTGGTGCGCGCCGCGGCCCTTGCGCGCGCCGCCCAGCCGGCGTGGCACGCCATGCCGTACGAGGATAGGGCGGCGATCTTCCGCAAGGCGGCGCGGTTGGTCGAAGAGCACTGGGAGGAACTGGCCACCTGGATCGTGCGCGAAAGCGGGGCCATCCGTCCCAAGGCCGATGTCGAACTCAAGGCGGCGGTCGGCATCCTGTACGAGGCGGCCGGCATGCTCACCGAGCCGCAGGGGCTGCTGCTGCCGAGCAATCCGGGGCGCATGAGCTTCGCGCGGCGCCTGCCTCATGGCGTGGTGGGCGTGATCGCCCCCTTCAATTTCCCCCTCATCCTGGCGATACGCGCGGTGGCGCCGGCGCTGGCCACCAGCAACGCGGTGCTGCTCAAGCCGGACCTCCGCACCGCGGTGTCGGGCGGCGTGCTGATCGCCCGCATCTTCGAGGAGGCGGGCTTGCCGGCAGGCGTGTTGCACATGCTGCCGGGCGGTGCGGATGCGGGCGGTGCGCTATGCACCGATCCGAACATCGCCATGGTGGCCTTCACCGGGTCCACCGGCGTCGGCCGCACGGTCGGCGAGTTGTGCGGGCGCCACCTCAAGAAGGTTTCGCTCGAACTCGGCGGCAAGAATTCGCTGATCGTGCTCGACGACGCGGACCTCGATCTGGCCGCCGGCTGCGCGGCGTTCGGCGCCTGGCTGCACCAGGGCCAGATCTGCATGGCCACCGGCCGCATCCTGGCGCACGAGTCGATCGCCGAACAGCTGATTGCGAAGCTGGCCGAAAAGGCCGACCACCTGCCGGTCGGCGACCCCGCCAGCGGCCGCGTGGCGCTCGGGCCGATCATCAGCGATGGGCAGTTGCGCCAGATCGATGCCGTCGTGAAGGACAGCGTGGCCGCGGGCGCCAGGCTGTGTGCCGGCGGCACCTACGACCAGCTGTTCTACCGGCCGACGGTGCTGGCCGGGGTGAAGCCGGGCATGCGTGCGTTCGAGGAGGAGATCTTCGGGCCGGTGGCCTGCGTCACCACCTTCCGCGACGAGGATGAAGCCGTGGCACTGGCCAACGCCACCGAATACGGCCTCTCGGCGGCGGTGATCTCGCGTTCGACCGGGAGGGCGCTGGCGCTGGGCAATCGCCTCAATACCGGCCTGCTCCACATCAACGATCAGACCGTGGCGGACGAGCCCCATGTCCCATTCGGCGGCCGGGCTGCCTCGGGCAACGGCGGCCGCGTGGGCGGGCCGGCCAATTGGGAAGAGTTCACCCAGTGGCAGTGGGTCACCGTCAAGGATACGCCGCCGGCCTATCCATTCTGA
- a CDS encoding thiamine pyrophosphate-requiring protein, with protein sequence MYTTGTAFLEALYERGVRHLFANLGSDHPAIVESMEEAKAASREVPALITCPNEMVALSAAQGYAQVTGQPQAVLVHVECGTQALAGAVHNVAKARVPVLIFAGASPFTQEGELRGSRNEFIQWIQDVHDQRGIVRGYTRYDNEIRTGRNVKQLVYRAMQIACSDPKGAAYLTGAREVMEEEVPRVELDAGQWQPIAPCALPEQGLRALIADLATARHPVVVTSFLGRSAAAVAELVKLVERLAIPVIESVPSYVNIPADHPMYLGNQWNAPRQNETLAAADLVLVIDSDVPWIPLVNRPSEDARVYYIDVDPLKEQMPLWYIPSRQVFRADAATALAQINAGVADVALDADLVAARRERITALHRQRDEMLRAREVAGETITPAYLAACVRDFIDDDTIVCNEGISNYDVIIDHLGMRRPGSMIASGGGSLGWNGGAAIGVKLAHPDKTVVAMCGDGSYMFTVPSSVHWMARRYATPFVQIVFNNGGWKSPKLSTLAVHPDGYASRSSDLGVSFDPPADYAGIAAAAGGALALRVSRPEELRDALAQAFAAVRGGRSAVLDVQLDPL encoded by the coding sequence ATGTACACAACGGGTACGGCATTTCTCGAGGCGCTCTACGAGCGCGGCGTCCGCCATCTGTTTGCCAACTTGGGCAGCGACCATCCGGCCATCGTCGAGAGCATGGAGGAGGCGAAGGCCGCATCGCGCGAGGTGCCCGCGCTCATCACCTGTCCCAACGAGATGGTGGCGCTCAGTGCGGCCCAGGGTTACGCCCAGGTCACCGGTCAGCCGCAGGCCGTGCTGGTTCATGTGGAGTGCGGCACGCAGGCGCTCGCGGGTGCAGTGCATAACGTCGCCAAGGCAAGGGTGCCGGTGCTGATCTTTGCCGGCGCGTCGCCCTTCACCCAGGAAGGCGAATTGCGCGGCAGCCGCAACGAGTTCATCCAGTGGATACAGGATGTGCATGATCAGCGCGGCATCGTGCGCGGCTACACCCGCTACGACAACGAGATCCGCACCGGCCGCAACGTCAAGCAACTGGTCTATCGCGCGATGCAGATTGCCTGCAGCGACCCGAAGGGGGCGGCCTACCTGACCGGGGCGCGCGAGGTCATGGAAGAGGAAGTGCCGCGGGTCGAGCTCGATGCCGGGCAGTGGCAGCCGATCGCACCCTGCGCCCTGCCGGAGCAGGGGCTGCGGGCGCTGATCGCGGATCTCGCGACCGCCCGTCATCCGGTGGTGGTGACGTCCTTCCTCGGCCGCAGCGCCGCCGCCGTGGCCGAGTTGGTGAAGCTGGTGGAGCGGCTCGCGATTCCGGTCATCGAGTCGGTGCCGTCCTATGTGAACATTCCGGCGGATCACCCGATGTACCTCGGCAACCAGTGGAATGCGCCGCGCCAGAACGAAACCCTGGCCGCAGCCGACCTGGTGCTGGTGATCGACAGCGACGTGCCCTGGATTCCGCTCGTGAACCGTCCGAGCGAGGATGCGCGCGTGTATTACATCGACGTCGATCCGCTCAAGGAGCAGATGCCGCTGTGGTACATCCCGTCGCGGCAGGTATTCCGGGCGGATGCGGCCACTGCGCTGGCCCAGATCAATGCCGGTGTCGCCGATGTGGCGCTCGATGCGGATCTGGTGGCGGCGCGGCGCGAGCGGATCACGGCACTGCATCGCCAGCGCGACGAAATGCTGAGGGCGCGCGAGGTGGCGGGGGAAACCATCACCCCAGCCTATCTTGCCGCCTGCGTGCGTGACTTCATCGACGACGACACCATCGTCTGCAACGAAGGCATCTCCAATTACGACGTCATCATCGATCACCTCGGCATGCGCCGCCCCGGCAGCATGATCGCCAGCGGCGGCGGCTCGCTGGGCTGGAACGGCGGCGCGGCCATCGGCGTGAAGCTGGCCCACCCGGACAAGACGGTGGTCGCGATGTGTGGTGATGGCAGCTACATGTTCACCGTCCCGTCCAGCGTGCACTGGATGGCACGCCGCTATGCCACGCCCTTTGTCCAGATCGTGTTCAACAACGGCGGCTGGAAGTCCCCCAAGTTATCGACCCTGGCGGTGCATCCGGACGGCTATGCCAGCCGTTCGTCCGACCTGGGCGTGAGTTTCGACCCGCCGGCCGATTACGCCGGTATCGCCGCCGCGGCCGGCGGCGCCCTGGCGCTCAGGGTGTCGCGCCCCGAGGAGTTGCGGGACGCCCTGGCCCAGGCCTTCGCCGCCGTCCGTGGCGGCCGCTCCGCCGTGCTGGATGTTCAGCTCGACCCCCTGTAG
- a CDS encoding LysR family transcriptional regulator: MNIQSVDLNLLKIFEAVYLERNVSRAAVRLELTQPSVSHGLTRLRLLFGDPLFVRTRSGVEPTVVADRIAGPVQQALRVLQTTLDEHAHFEPASSGRTFRLHMSDFGEVIFLPKLMRALLERAPGVRIETRQLGGVELAAALDSGQIDLAIGYLPVLDQGFECRHLLADEYAVIAPRHLIPSGGKGENAFNGLDFIAVTSHPQTLAILRECGLLERVKLWVPHFMVVPAILAERDFAAVAPREVVHAFSPRSRVRSFPLPALQRGMDVNLYWNRRYSGDPGHAWMRELVADLFDRERR, from the coding sequence ATGAATATTCAATCGGTAGACCTCAATCTGCTCAAGATCTTCGAGGCGGTATATCTGGAGCGCAACGTCAGCCGGGCGGCGGTCCGGCTCGAGCTGACGCAGCCGTCCGTCAGCCACGGCCTGACCCGTCTGCGACTGCTGTTCGGCGATCCGCTGTTCGTACGGACCCGTTCGGGCGTCGAGCCCACGGTCGTGGCCGACCGTATCGCCGGCCCGGTGCAGCAGGCGCTGCGCGTACTGCAGACCACACTGGACGAGCATGCGCACTTCGAACCCGCCAGCTCCGGCCGTACCTTCCGCCTGCACATGAGCGACTTCGGCGAGGTGATCTTCCTCCCGAAGCTGATGCGCGCATTGCTGGAGCGCGCGCCCGGGGTACGCATCGAAACGCGGCAGCTCGGCGGCGTGGAGCTTGCCGCTGCGCTGGATAGTGGCCAGATCGATCTCGCCATCGGCTATCTGCCCGTCCTCGATCAGGGATTCGAGTGTCGCCATCTGCTTGCGGACGAATATGCGGTCATTGCGCCCCGTCACCTGATCCCGTCCGGCGGCAAGGGGGAGAACGCCTTCAACGGACTCGACTTCATCGCCGTGACCTCCCATCCGCAGACGCTGGCCATCCTGCGCGAATGCGGCCTGCTCGAGCGGGTCAAGCTGTGGGTGCCGCATTTCATGGTGGTGCCGGCGATTCTTGCCGAGCGCGACTTCGCCGCCGTCGCCCCGCGCGAGGTGGTGCATGCCTTCAGCCCGCGCAGCCGTGTGCGCAGCTTTCCCTTGCCCGCCCTGCAACGCGGGATGGACGTCAATCTGTACTGGAACCGGCGCTATTCCGGCGACCCCGGACATGCCTGGATGCGCGAGCTGGTTGCCGACCTGTTCGACCGCGAGCGCAGGTAG
- a CDS encoding alpha-hydroxy acid oxidase yields the protein MDIDDLRRQARRFLPRFVFDFLEGGAGDETCLQENLAALRNISLWPRVLRDTSGIDTSIEVFGERWRLPFAVAPTGFNGLFRPDGDILIARAAARAGVPFSLSTASNARLEEVARQADGLRWLQLYVMSDRSIAEQIMRRAWTAGYRVLVLTVDVAVNGYRKRDIRNGFRLPFRPGLMTALDLARHPRWMLQFAGRPFPNFANLSEHPDTAVSAQVQAALLNRTMDRTLAWDSLSWVRAHWKGQVVVKGVLHPDDAARAVAEGADGIVVSNHGGRQLQSAPAAIEALPQVVERVDGAVPIFVDGGFRSGEDVAKALDRGAKAVFLGRPILYGLAAAGEAGVDRVFDWLRDDLERTMILMGRRSIDELAAGGRS from the coding sequence ATGGATATCGATGATCTGCGTCGGCAGGCGCGGCGCTTCCTGCCCCGATTCGTATTCGATTTTCTGGAGGGCGGGGCAGGGGATGAAACCTGTCTGCAGGAGAACCTCGCCGCCCTGCGCAACATCAGCTTGTGGCCGAGAGTGCTGCGCGACACCTCCGGGATCGATACCTCGATCGAAGTATTCGGTGAGCGCTGGCGCTTGCCGTTTGCCGTCGCGCCGACCGGGTTCAACGGACTGTTCCGGCCCGACGGCGACATCCTGATCGCGCGGGCAGCCGCGCGCGCGGGCGTTCCCTTCAGCCTGTCCACCGCATCCAACGCGCGCCTCGAGGAGGTGGCAAGGCAGGCGGACGGACTCCGCTGGCTGCAGCTGTACGTCATGAGCGACCGTTCGATCGCGGAGCAGATCATGCGGCGGGCCTGGACAGCCGGCTATCGGGTGTTGGTGCTTACGGTGGATGTGGCTGTAAACGGGTATCGGAAACGCGATATCCGGAATGGTTTTCGCCTGCCGTTCCGGCCGGGACTGATGACCGCCCTCGATCTCGCCCGTCATCCGCGCTGGATGCTGCAGTTTGCCGGGCGGCCGTTCCCGAATTTCGCCAACCTCAGCGAACACCCCGATACGGCAGTTTCGGCCCAGGTGCAGGCCGCACTGCTCAATCGCACCATGGACAGGACGCTGGCGTGGGACAGCCTGAGCTGGGTGCGGGCCCACTGGAAGGGGCAGGTCGTAGTCAAGGGCGTGCTGCACCCGGACGATGCCGCGCGTGCGGTTGCCGAAGGCGCGGACGGCATCGTGGTGTCCAACCACGGTGGCCGCCAGCTGCAGTCGGCCCCCGCCGCCATCGAGGCCTTGCCGCAGGTGGTCGAGCGGGTCGATGGCGCGGTTCCCATCTTCGTGGATGGCGGTTTCCGTTCCGGCGAGGACGTGGCGAAGGCGCTCGACAGGGGGGCGAAGGCGGTGTTCCTCGGTCGTCCCATCCTCTACGGTCTGGCCGCCGCCGGCGAGGCCGGCGTGGACCGTGTCTTCGA
- the ccoG gene encoding cytochrome c oxidase accessory protein CcoG, which produces MHTPSTRAQGARIEFYRKTGKIHPRTVAGRFNSLRWAMVWITQILFYGACWLQWDGRQALLFDIAERKFYLFGLVLWPQDALLLALLLIVAASALFLVTALAGRLFCGFACPQTVYTAIFRWVEDKVEGDHLARMRLDQAPPSPRKFAIKGTKHAIWLAIALWTGISFVGYFTPIRELLWNLGPGELGPWEGFWVFFYAAFAYLQAGFAREMVCMHMCPYSRFQGVMFDADTRTVSYDSRRGEPRRLRGSATAKLADKPAGRGDCVDCSLCVQVCPTGIDIRDGLQYQCINCGLCVDACDEVMDRVGTPTGLIRFASERELAAPCGTTTGGLLAALARPRAAVYLATMVVFTLLGAWMLAHRVPLQVDVLRDRHALLQEAADGSIENTYTLKLVNMLEEPRAFRIRVDGPAGARLTGGDTFHVASGSVLPVPLTVAAQPEPGKSGAQTIRFQVEALDGPPTTVTEQSVFLLP; this is translated from the coding sequence ATGCACACGCCATCCACCCGGGCACAGGGTGCCCGCATCGAGTTCTACCGCAAGACCGGCAAGATCCATCCACGCACGGTGGCCGGCCGCTTCAACAGCCTGCGCTGGGCCATGGTCTGGATCACCCAGATCCTGTTCTACGGCGCCTGCTGGCTGCAGTGGGACGGCCGCCAGGCGCTGCTGTTCGACATCGCCGAGCGCAAGTTCTACCTCTTCGGCCTGGTGCTGTGGCCGCAGGACGCACTGCTGCTGGCGCTGCTGCTGATCGTCGCCGCCAGCGCGCTGTTCCTCGTCACCGCGCTCGCCGGCCGGCTGTTCTGCGGCTTCGCCTGTCCGCAGACGGTCTATACCGCGATCTTCCGCTGGGTGGAGGACAAGGTCGAAGGCGACCACCTCGCCCGCATGCGACTGGACCAGGCACCGCCCAGCCCGCGCAAGTTCGCGATCAAGGGCACCAAACATGCGATCTGGCTGGCGATCGCGCTATGGACCGGCATCAGCTTCGTCGGCTACTTCACCCCGATCCGCGAACTGCTGTGGAACCTCGGCCCCGGCGAACTCGGCCCCTGGGAAGGCTTCTGGGTGTTCTTCTACGCCGCCTTCGCCTACCTGCAGGCCGGCTTCGCCCGCGAGATGGTGTGCATGCACATGTGCCCCTACTCGCGCTTCCAGGGCGTGATGTTCGATGCCGACACCCGCACGGTGAGCTACGACAGCCGCCGCGGCGAACCGCGCCGGCTGCGCGGCAGCGCCACCGCCAAACTTGCGGACAAACCGGCGGGCCGCGGCGACTGCGTCGATTGCAGCCTGTGCGTGCAGGTCTGCCCCACCGGCATCGACATCCGCGACGGCCTGCAGTACCAGTGCATCAACTGCGGGCTGTGCGTCGATGCCTGCGACGAGGTGATGGACCGCGTCGGCACGCCCACCGGCCTGATCCGCTTCGCCTCCGAGCGCGAACTCGCCGCGCCATGCGGCACCACCACGGGTGGCCTGCTCGCCGCCCTCGCCCGCCCGCGCGCCGCGGTCTATCTCGCCACCATGGTGGTCTTCACTCTGCTCGGCGCCTGGATGCTGGCTCACCGCGTGCCGCTGCAGGTCGACGTGCTGCGCGACCGCCACGCCCTGCTGCAGGAAGCCGCCGACGGCAGCATCGAGAACACCTACACGCTCAAGCTGGTGAACATGCTGGAAGAACCGCGCGCCTTCCGCATCCGCGTCGACGGCCCGGCCGGTGCCCGCCTCACCGGCGGCGACACCTTCCACGTCGCCAGCGGCAGCGTGCTGCCGGTGCCGCTGACGGTGGCCGCCCAGCCAGAGCCCGGCAAGTCCGGCGCGCAGACCATCCGCTTCCAGGTCGAGGCGCTCGACGGCCCGCCCACCACAGTCACCGAGCAGAGCGTCTTCCTGCTGCCCTGA
- a CDS encoding TRAP transporter substrate-binding protein — MNFKRNAVVLATLWGSLAGAAVAADEVVLKVHHFLPPSATAHKNFIEPWCAKIAAESAGRLKCQIYPAMSLGGTPPQLFDQAKDGIADIVWTVPGYQGGRFPVTELFELPFITRSAERSSPVVWNILTKYAGDEYKPVKPLIFHVHDGAQLHTTSKPIKVLADFQGMKLRAPTRQSTRLLKELGATPIGMPAPQVTEALSKGVVDGAMLPWEVVPPLKVHEVVKFHTETDESMPMLSNTVFVFAMNPARYDKLPPELKKVIDANSGVEASAWVGKVFDEARVVGRKLAQERGNAMYVVPPAERTGWLVAGERVAAQWVEETAAKGLPAKDILAEAKAAINARQAH, encoded by the coding sequence ATGAACTTCAAACGCAATGCAGTCGTGCTGGCCACGCTCTGGGGCAGCCTGGCAGGTGCCGCAGTCGCTGCAGACGAAGTGGTGCTGAAGGTGCACCACTTCCTGCCGCCCAGCGCCACGGCGCACAAGAACTTCATCGAGCCGTGGTGCGCGAAGATCGCGGCCGAGTCGGCCGGCCGGCTCAAATGCCAGATCTATCCGGCGATGTCGCTGGGCGGAACGCCGCCTCAGCTGTTCGACCAGGCCAAGGACGGCATCGCCGACATCGTGTGGACGGTGCCCGGCTACCAGGGTGGCCGTTTCCCGGTGACCGAACTGTTCGAGCTGCCGTTCATCACCCGCAGCGCCGAGCGCAGCAGCCCGGTGGTCTGGAACATCCTCACCAAGTACGCGGGGGACGAATACAAACCGGTGAAGCCGCTCATCTTCCACGTCCATGACGGCGCGCAATTGCACACCACCAGCAAGCCGATCAAGGTACTCGCGGATTTTCAGGGGATGAAGCTGCGCGCGCCGACCCGCCAGTCGACCCGGCTGCTGAAGGAACTGGGCGCCACGCCGATCGGCATGCCGGCGCCGCAGGTGACCGAGGCCCTGTCCAAGGGCGTGGTCGACGGCGCCATGCTGCCGTGGGAGGTGGTGCCGCCGCTGAAGGTGCATGAGGTGGTCAAGTTCCATACCGAAACCGACGAGTCGATGCCGATGCTGTCGAACACCGTCTTCGTGTTCGCGATGAACCCGGCCCGGTATGACAAATTGCCGCCGGAGCTGAAGAAGGTGATCGATGCAAACAGCGGTGTCGAGGCCTCCGCATGGGTCGGCAAGGTGTTCGACGAAGCACGGGTGGTCGGCAGGAAGCTGGCGCAGGAGCGCGGCAATGCGATGTACGTGGTGCCGCCGGCCGAGCGGACGGGCTGGCTGGTGGCCGGCGAGCGGGTCGCCGCGCAATGGGTGGAGGAAACTGCGGCCAAGGGCTTGCCGGCGAAGGACATCCTTGCCGAGGCCAAGGCCGCGATCAACGCCCGTCAGGCTCACTGA
- a CDS encoding ketopantoate reductase family protein, translated as MKNHDTAAADGAPRVLMLGAGAMGSLFGGLLAEVGVPVTLVDINALHLDAIRRDGLRLVTDGGERRVRLNACRPDEVQETPDLIVVFTKAMHTDAALGGIRRWIGPETRILSLQNGLGNGERICAHAAADRVAIGMTTCPADLCGPGHVESHGQGKIRFTRLDGGQDDALERLAALLRRAGLDCAIDPMVNTAIWEKVAFNAALNSICAVTACAVDAIGRTPAAQALALDIVDEVLAVARAEGLAVDADRVRASVLHAVGHHVGHKPSMLQDVLAGRPTEIEAINGAVVARAELRGIPTPATRALLALVRLMEAGRNTPLA; from the coding sequence ATGAAGAATCACGACACTGCAGCGGCGGACGGGGCGCCGCGCGTCCTCATGCTTGGTGCGGGGGCAATGGGGTCCCTGTTCGGCGGGCTGCTGGCCGAGGTCGGCGTGCCGGTCACGCTGGTGGACATCAACGCGCTGCACCTCGACGCCATTCGCCGGGATGGCCTGCGACTGGTGACCGATGGCGGCGAGCGGCGCGTGCGGCTCAATGCTTGCCGCCCGGATGAGGTGCAGGAGACGCCCGACCTGATCGTGGTGTTCACCAAGGCCATGCACACCGATGCCGCGCTGGGCGGCATACGGCGCTGGATCGGACCGGAAACGCGCATCCTCAGCCTGCAGAACGGCCTGGGCAACGGCGAGCGGATCTGCGCGCATGCGGCGGCAGATCGTGTGGCGATCGGGATGACCACCTGCCCGGCCGACCTGTGCGGCCCCGGCCATGTCGAATCGCACGGCCAGGGAAAGATCCGCTTCACCCGCCTGGACGGCGGTCAGGACGACGCCCTCGAGCGCCTTGCAGCCCTGTTGCGTCGCGCGGGCCTCGACTGCGCGATCGATCCGATGGTAAACACCGCGATCTGGGAAAAGGTCGCCTTCAACGCGGCCTTGAACAGCATCTGCGCGGTCACCGCCTGCGCGGTCGATGCCATCGGCCGCACGCCGGCGGCGCAAGCCCTGGCCCTGGACATCGTGGATGAAGTCCTCGCGGTGGCGCGTGCCGAGGGGCTCGCGGTCGATGCAGACAGGGTCCGTGCAAGCGTGCTGCATGCCGTCGGCCATCATGTCGGCCACAAGCCGTCGATGTTGCAGGACGTGCTCGCCGGGCGACCGACCGAGATCGAGGCTATCAACGGGGCGGTCGTCGCCCGCGCCGAGTTGCGCGGCATCCCTACGCCGGCTACCCGCGCCCTGCTGGCCCTGGTCAGGCTCATGGAGGCCGGTCGAAATACGCCGTTGGCCTGA